A segment of the Chitinophagaceae bacterium genome:
AAGAAGTGCTGTGGTAATTCTTCAATGTCGGTGATATGATTTACAGTAGGATCGTTTGATGCTACGGCAATGATCTTATCATCACGTTCGCCCTGGTCAATCATCTGCATATTACCGATTACGGTTGCTTCCACCAGGCATAATGGCTGAATAGATTGAGAACAGATGACCAGAATATCCAACGGATCGCCATCCTGTCCTAAGGTTTGCGGAATAAAACCATAGTTGATGGGATAGATAAACGAAGAAAAAATAACACGGTCGAGTTTGAGTAATCCTGTGTCTTTATCCAGTTCATATTTACTGCGGCTGCCTTCGGAAATTTCAATTAAAGCGGTTACATGTTCAGGAGCTTTGGGTCCATAATGTGCGCCATGCCAAGGGTGTAATACGGTAATCATTTTCTTCATGTTTTAAATGGCTGGTTTTATGTTTCTGTTGTAATGTGTTTTGCTTTGGTTGATAGAAATAAAAACGGTGATGAGCTTCTCATCACCGTAAAGGTATAATAAAGGGCAGAATTACTGTGTTGATTGCAGTTATTCTTTCATGAGCAGATCCACACTGGATACAATTTCACTTTCTTTCTTATTCTTATCGTAAAACCGAACGCTTAAATGATAGGTTTCTCCAACAACCATCGGGCTGCCTGTATTAAGGCTTGCCTGCAGAACTTTTGCTTCGGCAGCGGTATAGCCATCTTTCATATCTGCAAATGCATCGGGCAGGTTCAGCACTTCTTTTCCCGCTTTATCAGTAAGAATAATGGTGCAGCCCGGGTACACTCTTCCGTTCATCTCCACAAAATGATCAACACCTGTTGCCACAACAGCCAATGGTGATCCCATTGCAATCTTATTATCGCTGAGACGGGTTCCTTTAGTATCCGTCAGGTAAATATCTTCCAGGGCAAATCCATTATAACTGGCAGATAAACCTGTTGACATATCTTTCTTTACGCCCTTGCTGAATCCGCCTGAGCAACTGTAAAGGGTTAAGCAAATTGCTGCAAGCAGGATGAGTTTCTGGTTCATGTGTTTGATTTTGTTTGATGAAGTTTTTTGCTGCCGGTTGCCCGGATAGAACAGTAAGATAATTATTTGTAAAAATGAAACGAAATTAAATACGGGACAATCCCTGAAAAAGGGGATACTAAATGGAGCTGCACTGCCGTAATTCAGTAGTTTGTTTGAATATTATTCAGATAAAAGACATCATTCTTATTATCACTGTTGTTTCCTTTATACCGGCTGAAGGTATAGAGGTTGTATTTTACAGCTGGAAGAAATACATTTTCAATTTCTGCCTCTTTTTTATTGTTGAAAAAACAAGCAATGAATTTCCTTTTCGCTGAATTTTTATATTGTGGTTATTTTTTGTGAGATAGAAATCAGGCAACGTTATCCGCTTGTTCACAGCAATGGTTTCATTTTTGTCATATGAATAAACAGTAACTGTGCCGCCGCTGTTTGCGTACGGGTCGAACCATAATACCACCCGGTTGAATTTGCCCACATAGCTATCGTAAAAACTCCAGTACTGGTTTTGGTTATCATCCATCTTGTATCTTTCTCCTGCATTATCATACGGTATTTCTGAAAAACTCACCGTAAATAATCCGCTGTTGTAAGCAATATCTTTATTCCATGACAGTTCAAAAGAAAGATTGAAGTTGTCTTTTATTTCTTTGTTGAATTGTTGCGGATAGCAGTATCCATCTTTGGCAAAGGCTAGCCAATTTTTATTTTCAAATTGCTTTACGGCAGTATTTCTCATGCCATTCCATCCTTTTGGAAATTCATTTCCTACTGCTGCATCAAAACTGTATTTGTAGGCGGATAGATTGTTCTGATTAGTTTTTGAATCTGTTTTTGCAGTGCCTGATGAAGCGTTCATGGTATTGACTCCATTCGGCTTTTTAGCAACTTCTCCCACCAGTTTGGCCAGCACATCTAAGTTAAACTGGCTGTGAAAAAGATCCATAAAATTCTTTTTGGGCAGATCTCCATCCTGTCTTCTTATATACAATGCTATACATTGCGGTTGGTCCTTTGGTTTTGTTTTATCAAAAAAATCAAGGTTGTCAACCCATACATTGTAGCCATTGCCATCTGTGGCTTCTAATTCCCGGGGAAGAAAATTATAGGAGTTAATTTTTTTAACAACAGCTGCTTCATTAATAGTTGCCTGTTTTAATGCTGCAGTAAACCATGGTGTGATTTTTTCTTTTTCCAGTTTTAGATTTTTTAATAAAGCTGAACCGGTTTGAAATTGCTGTGTTCTGTAATCTCCCTTTTGTTTTTCTGCAGCACTGAGACTATTGTAAGTCTTTTCATAATCAGCTACAATCTTTTCATGCCTTACTATTTCGGCACTCAACCTTTTTTCATGATAAATTTTGTACGCAGTAAATAATTCTTTATTAGTTAACTTTCTCAAGGGCAGATCTTTTCTGGCAGAAAAAAAGTAGCAATGTTTCAATGTTTCTTCAGCTCTGTAGTTGCTGTAAATTATTTTGTTCCCTGCAGCATCCGTTTGTACCTCAATATTGGTAACCCTGATTTTCGATTCGTTAAAAGTTAACTCTGTGCCCTGTTCAGGCAAAGGGAATTTTTCTCCCTCTATTTGATTTACTGAAAAATACACCCAGCATCCTGTTACCACTTCCGGCTTCAGTTCATTGTATCCTTTCAGACATTCATATTTTTTCAGCATTAAATAATTTTCATAGGCAGAAGGGCTATTGGCTGCGTACCAAAAAGCTTTTCCTTTTGGAAATGCAATGCTGTTAGTGGCATACAAGCCATCTATTGCAACAGGCATGATGCGTTGCATTTCTTTTCTCAGGGGTTCACAAAATTTCCATTGGCTTGCCGGAATGGGGTCTTCAAAAGAAGATGCAGCACTTGCCCATACCCATTTGCCGGGTACTTTATTTACATCAAGAGTGTTACAGTTTACCTGTGCCGCACCTTTAAAAAAAGAAGACAACAAGAACAGTAAGTAATGTTTTATTTTTTCTCATACTTTATTTGTATTCTATAACTGTTTTACTTCCAAGCGCCTTTACTTCAAAAGAGGCCTTGCCTGATTTGAGGGATATTTTACCTTCTCCTTCTATTAAGGTAGGTGAGGAGCCTGCATTGCCTTTTGTGCCGGTAGTGCCGCCTGCTGAAATTTTCCCTTTTCCGCCATAGTCTTTTACTTCCCAGCCACTTACTCCTGACGTGCCAATTTCTACAAAAAAGCCCCCCTCAACACCTGCATCAAAAACCTTTTTACCTGCGCCACCCAAAACTCTTTTAGTTCCAAGATCAATGCCTCCTTCAAGTGTAAAGTTCGTCCATTCGCCAGTAATCATATCCTGGGTGCCACTTACCTCAAAAACCTGAAAGTCCAATTTCAAGGTAATCTTATTGCATTCTGTACTAACTGATGTGCCACCCACAAAACTCATTTCCCATGGCTCAGGGCAATGCACATCTTCCCATTTAGATAACCCTTTGTTTGTAAACGGATTTGTTTTTGTATTGATGCAAGCCTGTGCATACGGCAGGCCCAGTGCATAGCTTGGCATTTCATAACTTACAGACTGCAATGCGTATAGAAACTGAAGTTTTGAATTGCTTGCATAATATTCATAGTACTCCTTATCCATAAACTGTTTTCCTGCATACAGCAGTTCATTGGTCATTTTTCTTTTATGGTCTATGTAGGCTGAATAAAACTTTTCAAACATCGTATTAGCCGGTTGCATATAGTTGTCATAAGCTTCCTTGTAAGCGTTGCATGCTTCAGCATCAGTAAACTTTTTCCCCAGCGCATCCTGTTCAAATCTTTTTGCCAAATGCACTTTTACAATTGTATCCAGTTCATCCTGCATTTTGCTGTTCTTTTCTGTAAGCTTCCTGGCTTCTTTCATAAATGCTTCTTCTTTTTTTACAAACTCTTCTTCCAGTAATTGGTAAAAATTATTCCAGCTTTGGTTGCTGGTGTTATTGGCGGCAAAAGCATAACCTGGTTTCCCTGCTTTTTGTTTTGCGAAATTGATGGCTGCCTTTGCATCTGCTGCTGCTTTTTTATCATACTCTTTTCGGAGCCTTTCTGTTTTTACCTCTAATTCTTTTATATTACTTTCCAGATTTTTGTAAAAAGTTTCCCATTCCAATTTGGAATTGATGGCTGCCTCATAAGTTCTGGGCAGGCTGGGGAAATGAAATCTGGATAAACCCAATGCATCGGCGGGTAGCTTTTTTTTATGATCTGCGGCAGTAAGTTTCCCTCCCATTTTTTTCAGCAGGCTTTCTTTTTCTGCACTGTAACTTTCACCGATGCTTTGTTTCATTTCTTCAATTGCTCCCTGGCGGTTGCCTTCGCTTTCTTTCACTACTGCTTTTACATAATGTGCCTGTGCTGCATTGCCCGGGAAAAAACGGATGCAGCTGTCTGCATATTTTTCAGCAGTTTTCAGATCACCTAAACCCATCCATGCTAAAGAAAGATTGCTCATTACAACAGGGCTTTTTGCAAACTTTCTGTTGAGATAATTCAGTATAGGAATTGCTCCCTGCTCCACGCCATGATTGGTTAATAATGCTGAATAGTTATTGAGGTTATTGGCATCGCCTGCATCTTCACTGCACACTTTGCCCATGATATAAACACTTTGCTGGGTAAGATTCCTGAGATAACAACTGATGGCTCCATTACCCATTGCAGCAGTAGCAGGATATTTTGCTTTTAGTTTTTCATAAATTTTTTCTGCCTGCGAAACAGCAGCCGGGTTCATTTCTTTTTTTAACTGCTTCATGTACTGCTTTGCAAAAGTTTTTTATTTCATGATCGGTTAAGATCTCTTTTTAGTACAGCATTAATTCTTGCATCATCCCGTACAGGTACAATACGGTCTTTGTTTTCTTTAAACTCTGTAATTTGCTTTTCAGTAATGCCGCCCTTTTTGGTTACTTCTTCTTTGAGTTTTCCTGAGTTAGCAACGGCCTGTTGTTGCATTCTTTTTTTTGCTTCCTTGTCTTCGGCGCTATTTAATTTTAATGCCTGCAGTTCGGTCATCACGTTTTGCATCTGGCCGGGATCAGTCATCATTTTTTGCATAAGCACAACTGCTTTATTTACTTTCTCTTCGTCAATTGGTTTTTGTGCAAAGCAGGAAAGAGTAACTATGAGAGAGAGGGTGTTGTATTTATATCAAATGTATTTAGATAAGAATTAGTATTTGTATTTTTTTTTGACTGTTTTTTATCTGATTACAACAAGTGGTGCCCTTGCTGTTCTTATCTGTTCTGCACCTGCGTCAGAAATTACTGTATATCTGATTATGAACACTTGCAATGAAGTCATTTGGCCAAGAGCAGTTATAATTCGGGGGATATCAGCGTCGGTTAAACCAGCGCCTGAAAGGTCAAGATTAATAAGCTGTTTCAATGAAACTAATTGTTCTAAGCCAATAATAG
Coding sequences within it:
- a CDS encoding inorganic diphosphatase — its product is MITVLHPWHGAHYGPKAPEHVTALIEISEGSRSKYELDKDTGLLKLDRVIFSSFIYPINYGFIPQTLGQDGDPLDILVICSQSIQPLCLVEATVIGNMQMIDQGERDDKIIAVASNDPTVNHITDIEELPQHFFHELKHYFEEYKKLENKVVEIDNFQSKSEAFAVIKEAIDYYKEKYSK